The region ATCATGTTGGGGGCCTACCTGGGGTTTTTTTTAACCGGTGCCCTTTCCAGCTTTTCCTGGGCGCTCATTATAAGCGGTGTGATTATTGGAATTTTAGGGGCTCTTATTGAATTCTTTCTAATCAGACGTCTTTACGGGAACGAACTGTTTCAACTGCTTCTGACCTTCGGACTGATATTTATTTTGGATGAAACGGTTAAGCTTATTTGGGGGCCGGGGGTGATCCCGGTGGAAAAACCTGATTTTTTACAGGGTTCGGTGATCATTTATGGGGAGCCCTTTACGTTATTCCGGGTATTTATTCTATCCGCCGGGGCGGTAGTCTGCCTTTTAATATTTCTTCTGCTCAAAAAAACCAGGCTGGGTCTGATAATCAGGGCCGGTATCGAAAATAAGGAAATGGTCAGAGCTCTGGGAATTAATATCAACCGGGTATTTACCCTGGTATGCTGGATTTCTGGCTTTTTAGCCGGTGTAGCGGGACTTATCCTGGCCGGATTCACCGGCCTCAATCCGGAGATGGGCTTCAACCAAATAATAAATATCCTGGTGATTGTAGTGGTTGGGGGCCTGGGAAGCTTCATGGGAACTGCCGTGGCTGCGATTATCATCGGACTGACCGAATCGTTTGTGGGTTTTTTCCTGCCCGAATTCGCCATGATCAGTATTTTTATAGTGATGTTCACCGTACTCAGCATCAAGCCCTCCGGCTTGTTCGGTGAGAGGTAAGGAACTTCGATATGAGCGGATTTCTAAAGAAACACTGGCTTATTGGGGCCACCCTGCTTTTTCTTCTTGTTCTACCGTTTTTCTCCTCGGAGTATGTCATGGTCATTGCCATGCAGATATTCATCTGGGGGGCCTTCGCCATCAGCTACGATCTGCTGATCGGCTATAGCGGAATCGTTTCTTTCGGCCACGCCATGTTTTTCGGTACCGGAGCGTATGCCAGCGCTCTGCTGGTTCTCAAGGCCGGGCTGAACTTCTGGGCCGCCATTCCTATCGGTGTTGTCCTTTGCGGATTACTGGGTTTATTGATCGGACTTTTGACCCTTCGCTTCTCGGATATCTATTTCACCATGATTACTTTGGCGATCGGTCAGTTTTTATATTTTATCATTATCAAAACCTATCAGTTTACCGGTGGAGATGACGGACTACATGGTCTGCCCATGGTCTTGCCGGGGAAAACCTATCTTTATTATTTGGCATTCGTTTTTTTGGTACTCATTTACTTTGTTTCCCGAAGGCTGATCGGATCCCCCCTGGGGACGACGCTGGTGGCCTTACGGGAAAACGAATTCAGGGCCAAAATGATCGGCTATAACGTGTTGGCCTACAAGCTGATTGTGCTCATTATTTCCGGCATGATCGCCGGACTGGCCGGTTCTTTGAATGGTGCGGTATTAAGGTCCGTCTTCCCGGGATTCATGCATGCCGATGCCACTTTGAGCGTCATATTAATGACCATCATCGGAGGTATGGGCTCTTTGCTGGGGCCGATCTTGGGGGCAGCCCTCGTCACCGTCAGTCAACAATATCTCAGTTCTTATTTTGAATCATGGCGATTGATATTCGGGGTCTTGTTTGTGCTGATCGTGTTATTCCTGCCTAAAGGCATGGTTCATATTTTTAATGTATTTAAATTTAGAAAGCCAAATGACTAATAACTAAAGAGTCAAATTCTTCTAAAAATGGCAAGAAAATATTTTACCACTAAGACACAAAGACACAAAGAAGGTTTAATTTCATGAGGGTTAAACAAACATGAAAGCTTTATGTATTTCTTCGTGCCTTCGTGTCTTCGTGGTAAGCTTTTGGTTCCGGCTTGTCCGGGTTGGGAGGTGAAAGGTGAATTTAGCAGAGTGTGTCGAAGAGTATGCCGGCAAATTCGGTGAACAAAAAACGGCCTTAATATTTGATGACAGCGGAGAGCAATGGTCCTATGCAGAGATCAATAGACAGATTAATCGTATCGCCAATAGTCTTATCGGTCTCGGCATTTCTCCCGGGGCTCGGGTCGCTGTGATGCTTCGAAGCAGACCCGAGCTGATCTTATCCAGTTTCGGAATATATAAGACCGGATGCATATATGTTGCCATTAATTCAAGGCTCAAAGAAAAAGAAACCACCCATATCTTGAAAAATTCAGGGGCGGAGGTGCTGATTTGTGACTGGTCCGTTCTGTCCCTGGTCAAACAAATTCGAAACGAGTGTGGGGAACTGAAACATATTATTGTTTATGGGGATGTTCAAGAAGAGGGATTAATACCCTTTTCAAAATGGATTGAAGGACAGTCGGATTATTTTAATCTTGACCCGGATATTAATGAAATTGCCGCCATTATGTATACGGGAGGGACTACGGGAACTCCCAAGGGCGTCGTATTAACCCATGCCGCTATCATCGGGAATAGCCGGGTGGGAAGCGAAAGACTTTTGTTCGACGAGACAGTGACCCTGGTGAATGCCAACCCATTGTTTCATATCGGCGGAATGGCTGCCGGTCCCTTTTATTGCTTTCTAAACGGTGCCACCCTGGTGCAGCAGGAATTTTTTAAGGCCGAAAGATATATCGAAGCGGTTAAAAAATATAAGGCCACCGTCATCTGGGGCGTTCCGACGTTCTTTTACTCCTTTATCAATCTTCCAGAGTCGCAAGCCGGCGCCAGGGACTTCGGTACAGTAAGACTTGGGTTTTGTGGCGCCGGCGTGTTTCTGACGCCTGTGAGAAAAACCTTTGAAGAGCGGTTTGGCGTCAAGGTTTATCAATATTATGGACTTACCGAGAACTCTCCCGGCGTAACGGTTGAAGATCCGCTAAGGCCTGAAAGAAATTATGAATCAGTCGGGACCGCACTCCCCGGGGTAGAGATCAAAATAGTCGATGAGAAGGATAAGGAACTTCCATTGGGTGAGCCAGGCGAATTGTGTGTACGAAGTCCTTATCTCCTGAAAGAGTACTGGAAAAACCCCGAGGCGACTCAAGAAGCCCTGAGAGGCGGTTGGCTTCATACCGGAGACCAGGGTTTCATTGATGAAAAGGGCCATTTTTATATCAAGGGTCGTAAGCATGATATGATCCTGGTAGGGGGGGCAAACGTTTATCCGGCCGAAATTGAGAAAATCCTTTTGGAGTGCGAAAAACGCATCAGAGAGATCGCCGTGGTCGGTATTCCGGATGAAAGATTGGGCGAAGTGCCGAAAGCTTTTGTCATTCTGAAAGAAGGGGCGATTCTAAGCGAACAAGAGATTATCGAGCTGGCCCGAAACCAAATGGCCCACTATAAAGTTCCCCGTTCCATTGAGTTCTTGGATGCACTGCCAACCACTTCAGTCGGGAAGATTGACAAAAAGGCCCTTCAAAATTTAAAAGGAGGTCACTGATTATGTCGAAAGAATATGTCTTGAACCGGGTTGATATCCAGGGAGACATCTGCTGGGTTGCCATCAACCGGCCGGGAGACCGGAATTCCATTAACACGGCCCTTATGGAAGAGATGGAACAACTGCTCACCGAAATCGAGAAATCTCCGGTGCGAGCCATCGTCTTTAGCGGAGCCGGGGACACCTATTTTATTGGCGGGGCTGACGGTGTCGAGATGATGCGATATGATTCGGAAGGGGCCCTGGCCTTTTCTGCCCATATCCAGAGACTATTTAACCGCATGGAAGAAAGTCCGCTCATCCTGGTGGCGGCCATTAATGGGCTTTGTTATGGCGGCGGGTATGAGTTTGCCCTGGCCTGCGATTACCGGATCGCCGGCGAGACGGCTCGTCTGGGACTTCCCGAGGTAAGGGTAGGGATCATTCCGGGCGGAGGGGCTACGCAACGTCTGCCCAGGCTTGTGGGCAAAGGCCGGGCACTGGAGATAATTCTCCGGGGCCGTTTATATGACGCCCGAGAGGCCTTGGACCTGGGATTGGTTAACCAGGTCGCCCCTTCGGACGAACTTTTCGCCGAAGCAACCAAGTTTTTGAGGTCTATTTTCAAAAATCCCCAATATGCCCTATCCCACGCCAAGAAGGCCGTGCAAGCCGCTCAAGGCCTATCCTTTGCTGACGGATTGCAGACGGAAAGAGAACAGTTTAAAGAATGTTTTAAAAAGGATTTCTTTGTTAATGAGATTTGCAGCCAGATTAAAGAAGGCATAATGAAGACCACCGAAGTATTGCCGGATTGGGTCTCTGAAAAAATAAGGTAAGGCTCTCGGGGGCTGTAAAAGGAGAGATTTCATGGCCTATCAACACATTATCTATGAACCGGGCAAGGTGGCCAGGGTCGTTCTCAACCGGCCGCGCTGCCTGAATGCCCAGAGCTATCTTATGAGAGAGGAGATGGATGACGCTTTTGGCCGCGCCGCCGAGGACCAGCAGGTAGGGGCCATTGTGCTCTCCGGTTCAGGAGAGCACTTCTCTGCCGGGCACGACCTCGGCACCCAAGAGGACGTTGAATACCGGATATCCCAGGGCCACGCCCAATTAGACCGGTTTGAGGAGTTTATGGACATGCGGGCTATATGCCTGGAGAATACGTTGCGCTGGCGTAATCTTCCCAAACCCACGGTGGCTATGGTCAAAGGGTATTGCATCTTTGGGGGTTGCATGTTCGCCTCGGCCATGGATGTCATCTTCGCCGCCGAGGACGCCCTCTTCCTGCCCGGTCCGGTACAGTACTTCCATGCCCCTTGGGATCTGGGGCCACGCAAGGCCAAGGAATTTCTATTTGAGCATCGTTTCATAACCGCCAGGGAGGCCTGCAAACACGGGTGGGTCAATCGGGTCTTTCCCAAAGACGACCTGGAAAGAGAAACCCTGGCCTACGCCGACCGAGTGGCGGAGAACACTCTCGAGAATCCTTTCTGGGTCCGGATGACCAAGTTTTCCATCAATCACATGCAGGACACTATGGGCTTCAGTAGTGAGATCGAAACGGCTTACAATAACTACTGTTCTATGATGGGGTTGACCAATCCAAGCATACCCCAGTCCGATCAGGGTGGGGTTGCCCGAACCTCTGTGGCCCGAAAGAACTTCGAGGCCTCCAGAAAATGGATCGAATCCGAGCACTGACTGCTCGCCTGACTCCATGGCTAAGACCCCGGATTCTCCGGAGAGCGTTGAAAATGCGATGTCGTAGGATTTATAGCCCTGTTCCACTGCCTCCTCCCCCTTCTTAACTGTGCGCCATCCCCCTACCGTCATCAAGGGGCTAATGCCCAAAGCCGGCTTGATCTTAAACCCGCTTTGAATCCTTAATTCTCTGGTTGATCCATTATTTCTCCTGGCCCCCGACCCCGGTAATGGCCTTTTTTTATGATCGGGTCTGTCTGCAAGGATCGATTTTATTGTATTTAGGTTTAATCGGGTGTATAATAAATAATTAGTTGCTAAGAGCCTTATAGAATATTGATGGTTGGACCCGCAAAGAACTCTAAACAACTTCTTTACGGGTTTTTTATTATTTTTGGCATTACCACACCATTGCAAAAGTCGAGGCTGTTTCCGCCGATGACGGGATTGCCGGGGTGGACGATGCCATGGTGTTTATGCAGTAAGGATTACCCCACCAGGAGGCAGGAGATATAATGAATAAAAAAATTTACGTCGCTAATTTATCTTTCCAAACCAGTGAACCTGAGATCAGGGCCCTTTTCTCCAAAGCAGGAGAGGTCACCTCTGTCAAGATCGTCGGCGACAGGCAGAACGGTCAAGGAAAAGGTTTTGCCTTCGTGGAAATGTCCACCCAATGGGAGGCCCGGAAGGCCATCTCCATGTTTAATCAAATCGAGTTCAAGAAAAATATTTTGTTGGTAAAAGAGGCCATTGTCAGGCGTGGCTTCGGCGGAAGATAATAAACCTCGATCAGTAAGACCCACCCAATAAATTCGCCTTAAAAATCAGGCGAAGACCCAGGGTATGCAGACAGGTTTGGTCGCCAGAAAAAAAGGGTTAGCCGGTTTGGCTAACCCTTTGATTTTTTTGGCGTCCCCAACGGGATTTGAACCCGTGTTGCCGGCGTGAAAGGCCGGTGTCCTGGGCCAGGCTAGACGATGGGGACCCGCTCAATTTCGGAATGCGGAATGTAGAATCCGAATTCCGCATTCGAAATGGTGGGCCGTACTGGACTCGAACCAGTGACTCTCTGCTTAAAAGGCAGATACTCTACCTCCTGAGTTAACGGCCCTTCATAAAAATATAAAATCTATTTTTTTTTGATTGTTTTGTCAAGAAATTTGTTATATTTTTTTCCCGATTCAAAAAGACGGGGCTTAGGGATTAAATGGTTCCTGCCCGGACTTGTTCGATTTTATCCCTGAAGGAGTGAATAAATCACCTTGGTTCTTATAGTACAATCTATTTTTAAAAAATCGGTTTTTATGTTAATTCTTATAGCGTTACTGGGCCTTGGGTTTGGATCATCCTCCTGGGCCGAAGAAAAAATAGCCACCTTCCCCCCTTTGCCTGCCCACTATAACTCTATTAAAGTTTTTGACGGCCAGGGCCGGTTCGTGGGCCGACTGCTACCGGAAAAAAGGTACTGGGTACCTATCGACCGCATTCCTGTATTTCTCCAGAATGCTCTGGTGGCTATCGAAGACGCCCGCTTTTACGAACATAAGGGGATCGATATTCGGGGTATCGCCCGGGCCTTGGTTAAGGATGTGGTCAAAGGAAAAAAAGCCGAAGGGGGTTCCACCATCACCCAGCAGCTTGTTAAAAACAAATTTTTTTCTGCGGAGAAAACCATCCAGAGGAAAGTTAAGGAAGGCCTTCTGGCCATGGAGTATGAACGTAAATACACCAAGAAACAGATCCTGGAGATGTATTTTAACGAGGTCTATTTCGGGAACGGGGCCTTGGGCATTGCCCAGGCCGCCCATCTCTATTTTGATAAAAACCCGGAGGAATTGACCGAGGCGGAATGCTCCCTGTTGGCCGGGGTTCCTAAGGCCCCGGGGCGTTATAATCCTTTGGGAGAACCGGCCAAGATCCGCGACCGACGGAATCTGGTCCTTCGGCGGATGGTCGAACTCAAAATGATTACCCCCGGGCAGGGACAAAAACTGGGGAGCCGTCTTATTTCAGTAATTAAGCCCGGAGAGGCCCCTTATTACCTGGCCCATATCCGGAATAAGCTGCTCGAACGGTTTGGACCGGAAATAATCGAACAGGGCGGATTGGAAGTAACCACAGCCATGGATCTGCCGTTACAGAGGGTGGCTGAAAAGGTTTTAAGTGAGGGGGTAAAGAGAATTTCCCCCCAGTTACAAGGCGCTTTGATATGCCTCGATCCCAACACCGGGGATGTCCTGGCCGCCGTGGGGGGGGTGGATTTTAAACAGAGTCCCTATAACCGCGCCTTTTATGCCAAACGCCAGCCGGGTTCGGCCGTTAAACCTTTGATTTATGCCGCTGCCCTGCAGCAGGGTTTTACTGCCGGCAGCCTCTGGAATGATACGCCGGTTGGGTACAATCGAGGCAACGGGGAAATCTGGAAGCCCTTAAATTATGAAAGAAAACTCTATGGGGATCTCTCTCTTCGGCAGGCCCTGGCTTACTCCAACAATATCATTACGGTAAAATTACTGGAAACCATCGGTGTTCCTTATTTCGTTCAGTTTGCCGGACTTCTGGGGATTCCATTACGCTCCCCCAATGACCTCTCCCTGGCCCTGGGCACCGAAGAGGTTACCTTGAATGACCTGATATTGGCCTACACGCCCTTGTCTAACGGCGGCCAGCGTCCGGAAACCAGGACCATTGTCCGTATCTATGACCGAAGAAACAATATCTGGACCGAAAACCCGCCGGCAGTCAACCAGGTGCTTTCCCCGGCCACGGCCTTTGTGACCACCCAGATGCTCAAAGACGTCCTGGTTTATGGTACGGCCAAATCCATTCACAGCTTCAGTCAGGAATATCCGACTGCCGGCAAAACAGGTACCACCGATGATTATCGGGATGCCTGGTTTATCGGTTATACCCCCCAATTGATAACCGGGGTCTGGGTAGGTTATGACAAGCCCAGGCCCGGAGGGAAGGGTTTTACCGGAGGGGCGGTTTGCGCCCCTATCTGGGCCCGCTTTATGCGTTCAGCCCTGGCCGATAAACCGGTTACGGATTTTACCCGGCCGGAAGGCGTAGTCTCCGCCTTGATAGACCCGACAACGGGCTTTTTGGCTGCACCGGATTGCCCGATAAAACAAGAGGAAGTTTATGTTGCCGGCACCGAACCGAGCGAATATTGCCCCAAACATGGAGGGAAAAAGGATCAACCGGCGCCGGTGCCTCTTCCCTTGCCGGAGGGCAACGGAAGATAACGTTCGTCGTTCAGCGTTCGGCGTTCGGCGAAAGACATTTTCATGCTTCGTGGTGCCCGCCCCGGGCATGAGGGCTTAGTACGAAATATAGGGATCGGGGGTCTGGGATCGGTTATAGAATAAAGTTCCAGGTTGCAAGTGGCAAGTTTCAGGTAAAAAACCTTGAACCCTATACCTTGGACCTGTTTTTATTCTTTGTGGGCGTCCTTATTGGCGGGTTTTTGGGGCAAAGCGTTCTTGCTCGCTGAAAATACAACCGCAGTAGGGCTGACGATAGAGACCCATCTCTTTGGATTTTTGAACGCCTTCTCCCCAGCCCGGCCGGAAATCCTGATAGTGAAATGGGACCTCAAAACGTTTTCCGGTTTCCTCTCCCACCTCTTTGATCCAATCATGTTTCTGAAAGCGGCTATATAAAAGGGTGCTGCTGAAAGCATCGAACTTAAGAGACCTGGCCTCCCGAGCAGTAGCCTCCAACCGTATGGTATAACAGGCCCGACAGCGATCCGCCCCCCAGGGACTGGTCCGGTCCAAAAAAAGCTTAAGATCGTATCGGTCGTTATAAATCACTTTCAGGTGACTGGCCTGGGTATATTCTATGAGGGTATTTTTTCGTTTTTCGTATTCGCGAAAGGGGTGGATATTGGGATTATAGAAATAACCGGCAACCTCTATCTGCTGACCTCTTAAGGTTTGCAGGGGATAAATGGTGCAGGGGGCACAGCAGATGTGTAATAAAAGATTCATGGATGGTAAATACCGGATACCGGATTAATGTTTATCCAGCACCAAGAATCCGGTATCGGTAGTTTATTCCTTGATATTAGGGATCGGTTTTTATGCAAAATTCTGGTGCCCCTTTGGAGCATCACAATGAATTCGTACTTATTGATTTCTCCGAACGCCGAACGCCATACACCGAACGTTTTTTTATACAATATTAACCCCCCATGACTTCCCGGACCGCCCCCCCCACCTGGGTCAGGTCCATGACGACCCGAATACCGGCGGCTTGCAGAGCAGCCATTTTCCCCTGGGCCGTTCCGGCTTTCCCGGAGATGATAGCCCCGGCATGGCCCATGCGCCGTCCGGGCGGTGCGGTCTGTCCGGCGATGAAGGTGACCACCGGTTTGGAAAAATTCTTTTGAATAAAAAGGGCCGCTTCTTCTTCGGCCGTTCCCCCGATCTCCCCGATCAGGACCACGCCCTGGGTTTGCTCATCCCCGGCAAAATAGGTCAAAAGATCGATAAAAGACAAACCGATGATCGGATCTCCCCCGATGCCGATGCAGGTGGACTGGCCCAAGCCCTGCTTGCTGATCTGGTCCACTACCTCATAGGTCAAGGTGCCGCTGCGCGAAATGACCCCTATCGAACCGGCCTGGAAAATATATCCCGGCATGATCCCCACTTTGCAGGTCCCCGGACTGATAATACCCGGGCAATTCGGTCCGATCAGGACCGATGGCTTGTCCTTCAAATAGTGTTTGGCCCGGACCATATCCAGGGTAGGAATTCCTTCGGTAATACAGACGATAACCCCGATTCCGACGGCAGCCGCTTCCATAATGGCATCGGCGGCAAAGGCCGGGGGGACAAAGATGATGGAACAATTGGCCCCCTGTTCCCGGACCGCATCTTCGACGGTATTATAGATCGGCACCCCTTCCATGGATTGCCCTGCTTTTCCCGGAGTAACCCCGGCCACAACCTTCGTCCCATAGCTTAGCATCTGCTGGGTATGGAAGCTTCCTTCCCGGCCGGTGATCCCTTGAACCAGAATCCGACTGTCTTTTCCAACTAATATACTCATAAGATATTCCTTCTTTCAATTTCGAAAATTAAAATAACCCAAAAGGCCACGCTTAGGGCGTGGCACCACGAAGCGTGAAAATGGGTTTCTCCGAACTCCGAACTCTTAACTCCGAACGCTATTTTCGTGTTAACTGGCTGATCTTCTGGGCTGCTTCGGACATGGTTTGGGCTACCCAAAAATCCAGTCCCGATTGATCCAACATTTCACGGCCTTTAGCCACATTGGTCCCTTCCAGGCGGATAATCAAAGGCACCTTGATATTGACCTTGCGGGCCGCTTCAATAAGACCTTCAGCCAGGACATCACAGCGTAAAATCCCGCCGAAGATATTGACCAGAATGGCCTGGACCCGTTCGTCGGATAATATAATCTGCAGCCCTTTGGCGATCATCTCGGCATTGGCCCCGCCGCCTACATCCAGGAAATTAGCCGGTTCTCCACCGTATAATTTGATGATATCCATGGTGGCCATGGCCAGCCCGGCCCCGTTGACCATAACCCCGATATTGCCGTTCAGACGGATATAATTGAGATTGTTGCGGTTGGCTTCCAGTTCCAAAGGGTCCTGCTCGTCCGGATCGAGGAGGTCCAGCAATTCCTTATGGCGAAAGACGGCGTTGTCATCAAAGGTCATCTTGGCATCCAGGGCGATGAGACGCCCGTCCCGGGTGGCGACCAGCGGATTAATTTCAAGCAGGGAACAGTCATAGCTTTCAAAGAGCTTGTATAATTGATTTAATACCGCCAACCCGGCTTTGATCAAAGCCGGTGAGAGGGGCAGGCTATAGATGAGGTTTCGGGCCTGAAAAGGTTGGAAACCTATGGTCTGGTCAATCCATTCCCTTTTAATCAAATGCGGGGTCTTTTCCGCCACTTCTTCGATATCCATCCCGCCGGCCGGGCTGACCATAATCGCCGGGCAGGCCCTGGCCCGGTCGATGACAATACCGACATAGAATTCTTTTTCTATTTCCAGCCCTTCTTCAACCAAGACCTTTCGAACCTTCCGCCCTTCCGGGCCGGTCTGATGGGTTATCAGGGTCATGCCTAAAATTTCTTCAGCCACCCTTTCCACTTCATTGATACCCTGGGCCTTTTTGACGCCCCCGCCCTTTCCCCGGCCGCCGGCATGGATCTGGGCCTTAATGATATATGGGGGCGGGCCGATTTCCCGGGAGACCTGGGCCGCATCTTCCACTGAAAAGGCCACATTTCCTTTAGGGGTCGGGATTCCATATCGGCCAAAGATCTTTTTGGCTTGATATTCATGGATTTTCATTTTTATGCTTCTCCCTTTACGGTCTTTAAAAAAACAATGTCCCACACTTAACTGAAAGAAAGTGGCCTTGTCAACAAAAAATCCCTCTTATCCAGGAAGACTTCCAGGATAAGGGGGATTTCTAAGTACGAAGGAGGATAAAACAGGTTCAAGGACAAGGTTCAAGGTTTTCCACGTTTGAAACTTACATCTTGCAACTTGAGAGTATAGGAAATTCCTTTTTGGACGCAGATCGACGCAGATTGCCAAGATTTTGAATATAAAGAATGATGAACTCGTAAAAAGTCGGAACTCGTCTCTTTTCGTCATTCCAGCGAAGGCAGGAATCCAGTCCTTTTAAGTGGTTACGGTTAGCCTGGATTCCCGCCTTCGCTGGAATGACGAGTTTTTACGAGACCATAAAGAATAGTTATCTGCGGGTATCGGCGAAAATCTGCGTCCTAATTTAAAACTTTATTTTCGAATTAAGCACTCATGCCCCGGGGGGGCACCACGAATCATGAAAATTGTTTTCGCCGAACGCCGAACGCTGAACGACGAACGGTATTTTCGAACTAAATTACATCTTCCGTTCGTCAATAACCCGCTTGGCCTTGCCCTCACTGCGGGTGATGGTTCCTGGGGAAACCAGACGGATCTTGATGCCGATCCCGATCATCCCCTTCATGCGGGCTTCGATTTTCTGCTCCACTCCCTTGATTTTTTCCGCCCCGGCCTGATAGATATCGGGTTTGGCCTCCACATTCACTTCCAATGTGTCCAGGTATCCTTTTTTCCGGACAATAATAACATATTGGGGCTCAACCTCTTTTTCTTCCAGGAGGATGCTTTCGATCTGAGAAGGGAAGACGTTGACCCCGCTGATAATCAGCATATCGTCCGTCCGGCCATAGACCTTTTCCATCTTGATCAGGGTCCGGCCGCAGGCACATTTTTCCCGTTTGGTCAAGGTAATGTCCCGGGTTCGATAGCGCAGTAAGGGCATGGCCCGCCGTTGGATGGCCGTGAAAACCAGTTCTCCTTTGGTTCCGTGGGGCAGGGGTTCGCCGGTGACGGGATCGATAATTTCGATCATGATGTGGTCTTCATTGACATGCAGAAAACCGTCCTGGACTGCACAATCGAAGGCCACGCCGGGCCCCATCATTTCGGTCAGGCCATAGGCCTCATGGGCTTTGAGTCCCATACGGTCTTCAATTTCCTTGCGCATTTCCATAGTCCAGGGTTCGGCCCCGAAAACGCCGACCCGTAACCGGAGATTTTTAAAATTAACCCCCATTTGAGAGGCCTTTTCGGCGATGGTCAGGGCATAGGAAGGGGTAGAGAAAAGAACGGTGGTCCCAAAATCCTGCATGATGGTGATCTGCCGTTCAGTCAGGCCGGAAGAGGTGGGAATGATGGTGGCCCCCACTTTGGTCGCCCCCTGGTGAAATCCCAAACCACCGGTAAACAATCCCATGCCATAGGCATTTTGAACGATATCGTTGGACCTGACGCCGGCGGCGAATAAATTCCGGGCCATACAATTGGACCATTGATCCAGGTCATCGGCCGTATAAGGGCCGGTGATCGGTTTCCCGGTGGTTCCGGAAGAGGCATGAACCCATACCAGGTCCGTAACGGGCACGGCACAGAGGCCAAAGGGGTAATGGTCTCTCAGGTCGTTTTTGACCGTAAAGGGCAACCGGGCCAGATCTTTCAAGGCTCTGATATCCGATGGCTTAATCCCAAGGTCATCCAGCTTGTTCTTGTAGAAAGGGATTTTTTCATAAACCCAGGATACGGTTTCTTGAAGTTGCTTT is a window of Deltaproteobacteria bacterium DNA encoding:
- the sucD gene encoding succinate--CoA ligase subunit alpha yields the protein MSILVGKDSRILVQGITGREGSFHTQQMLSYGTKVVAGVTPGKAGQSMEGVPIYNTVEDAVREQGANCSIIFVPPAFAADAIMEAAAVGIGVIVCITEGIPTLDMVRAKHYLKDKPSVLIGPNCPGIISPGTCKVGIMPGYIFQAGSIGVISRSGTLTYEVVDQISKQGLGQSTCIGIGGDPIIGLSFIDLLTYFAGDEQTQGVVLIGEIGGTAEEEAALFIQKNFSKPVVTFIAGQTAPPGRRMGHAGAIISGKAGTAQGKMAALQAAGIRVVMDLTQVGGAVREVMGG
- a CDS encoding phenylacetate--CoA ligase; translation: MYWDEKFETMALEEMQDFQLKQLQETVSWVYEKIPFYKNKLDDLGIKPSDIRALKDLARLPFTVKNDLRDHYPFGLCAVPVTDLVWVHASSGTTGKPITGPYTADDLDQWSNCMARNLFAAGVRSNDIVQNAYGMGLFTGGLGFHQGATKVGATIIPTSSGLTERQITIMQDFGTTVLFSTPSYALTIAEKASQMGVNFKNLRLRVGVFGAEPWTMEMRKEIEDRMGLKAHEAYGLTEMMGPGVAFDCAVQDGFLHVNEDHIMIEIIDPVTGEPLPHGTKGELVFTAIQRRAMPLLRYRTRDITLTKREKCACGRTLIKMEKVYGRTDDMLIISGVNVFPSQIESILLEEKEVEPQYVIIVRKKGYLDTLEVNVEAKPDIYQAGAEKIKGVEQKIEARMKGMIGIGIKIRLVSPGTITRSEGKAKRVIDERKM
- a CDS encoding epoxyqueuosine reductase QueH, whose translation is MNLLLHICCAPCTIYPLQTLRGQQIEVAGYFYNPNIHPFREYEKRKNTLIEYTQASHLKVIYNDRYDLKLFLDRTSPWGADRCRACYTIRLEATAREARSLKFDAFSSTLLYSRFQKHDWIKEVGEETGKRFEVPFHYQDFRPGWGEGVQKSKEMGLYRQPYCGCIFSEQERFAPKTRQ
- the sucC gene encoding ADP-forming succinate--CoA ligase subunit beta; protein product: MKIHEYQAKKIFGRYGIPTPKGNVAFSVEDAAQVSREIGPPPYIIKAQIHAGGRGKGGGVKKAQGINEVERVAEEILGMTLITHQTGPEGRKVRKVLVEEGLEIEKEFYVGIVIDRARACPAIMVSPAGGMDIEEVAEKTPHLIKREWIDQTIGFQPFQARNLIYSLPLSPALIKAGLAVLNQLYKLFESYDCSLLEINPLVATRDGRLIALDAKMTFDDNAVFRHKELLDLLDPDEQDPLELEANRNNLNYIRLNGNIGVMVNGAGLAMATMDIIKLYGGEPANFLDVGGGANAEMIAKGLQIILSDERVQAILVNIFGGILRCDVLAEGLIEAARKVNIKVPLIIRLEGTNVAKGREMLDQSGLDFWVAQTMSEAAQKISQLTRK